The genomic interval ACCGCGGCTGGAGCGGCTCGTAGGAGATCCCGCATACCGAGCAGACGGCGCTCGCGGAAAGAGTCTCCTCGCTTCCGTCCCCATGGACGACGAGCGCCATTCCCTCGGCGAGCCGCGTCGCCGTCTCCAGCGATTCGTGAATCCGGCTCCGGCGCTCCGGCTCGGCCGCCAGGCGGTCGACCAGGATCTCGATCGAGTGTTTCCGCTTCTTGTCGAGCGTCAGCTCCTCCTCGAGCTCCTTCCAGACGCCGTCCACGCGCGCGCGCACGAAGCCGAGCTTCCGCCACTGCGCCCATTCCTTTCGGTATTCGCCTTTCCGGCCGCGCACGACGGGGGCGAGGATCTGGAGCCGCTGCCCCGCGCGCGTCGCGAGGAGGGCGTCGACCATCTCCTGCACGGTCTGGCTCCGGATCGGCCGGCCGCAGTTCACGCAGTGCTGCACGCCGATTCGCGCGAAGAGGAGCCTCAGGTAGTCGTAGATCTCGGTGACGGTGTGGAGCGCGGATTGCTGCCCGCGGTCCGCTGCTCGATCGAGATCGCGGGCGAGAGGCCCTCGATCTGATCCACGTCGGGCTTCTCCATCTGCCCCAGGAATTGCCGGGCGTAGGCGGAGAGCGATTCGACGTAGCGGCGCTGGCCCTCAGCGTAGAGCGTGTCGAAGGCGAGCGACGATTTTCCCGAGCCCGAGACGCCGGTCAGGACGACGAGGGCGTTCCTCGGGATGTCGAGGCTCAGGTTCTTGAGGTTGTGCTCGCGCGCTCCGCGCACGCGGATCCAATCCACGGTGGCCTTTCGGGAAATGGGGGTTTGGAGGTCCCGACGAGTTCCGGGCGAACACCCGAGTTTAGCATACCAAGGGAGGGGGGCTCCCCCGGGCCGCCCACCCTCACTCGTACCGGAGGGGGTAGAGCCCGAAGAAGAGGCCGATGGCCGTCGAAGAGCCGAACGCGAGCAGGATGCCCCAGAGAGGCACCGCGAAGCTGAGCGGCGTGACGATGTCGATCAGCTTCCCGACCCCGAGCCCCACGACCACGCCGATCACGCCGCCCGCGCCGGTCAGGGTCATCGCCTCCACGAGGAACTGCCAGAGGACGTCGCGCTGCCGGGCTCCGAGCGCCTTCCGGACGCCGATCTCACGCGTCCGCTCGGTCACCGAGACGAGCATGATGTTCATGACCCCGATTCCCCCGACCATCAGCCCGATCGAGGAGATCGCGACCATGACCAGGTAGAACGCGCCCGTGATCTGGCTGTAGAGATCGACCAGCGACTGGTCGGTGAAGATGGCGAAGTTGTCGCCCTGGCCGTACTGGACCTTCCGCTGCCGGCGCAGGACCTCCCCGATCTGCTCCTTCGCGGTGTCGATGAGCTCCGGCGACACGGGCTTCGCGTTCAGGACCATTCGGAGCTTCGGCCCGAAGAGCTTCTCGAGCGTCGTGTGCGGAACGAGCACGATGTCGTCCAGGCTCTGCCCGAGAAACTTGCCGCGAGGCTCCGCCTGCCCGATGACCGTGAACGGCTGGCCGCCGATGTAGATGCTCTTCCCGATCGGGTTCACGTGCGGAAAGAGCGTCTCGACGTGATCGACGCCCAGGACGCAGACCGGGGCCCGGTGATCCACCTCCGCCTCGGTGAAGCCGCGCCCGTTGTTGACCGCGTAGTTGTTGGTCACCATGTAGTCTGGGGACGTTCCGATCACGAAGGTGAGGCGGCTCTCCGTGTCACGGTAGCGAAGCCGGAGCTCTTCGAAATTCAGCGGCGCCACCGCTTCCACCGCGGGGCAGAGGCGCCGGATCGCGTCCGCGTCGTCGGGCGTGAACCATTTCCGGCGCCGGAGGCTGTCCGGCATCTGCCCGACCCAGGCTCCCGGCGCGAAAGGCCGGATGTAGAGGACGTCCGTTCCGAGCGAGGCGAGCTGCGCCTTCATGCTCCGGTTCAGCCCCTCGATGATCGAGATCATCGCCATGATGGCGGTGATGCCGATGATGACGCCGAGGACGGTCAGGAAGGAACGGAGCTTGTTGGTCCGGAGCGAGTCGAAGGCGATCGACGCGCCCTCGCGGATCTCGATGGCCACGGGCTACTCCTGCCGGAGCGCGACGATCGGATCGAGGCGGGCCGCCCGGGTCGCCGGGTAGACGCCGAAGAAGAGCCCGACCGAGGAGGCCACCGCGAGGCTGATCGCGACGGACCAGGGCTGAATCGACGCGGGGAGCGGCGTGACCGCCCGGATCAGGAGCGCGAAGGCGATGCCGCAGAGGACGCCCAGGATGCCCCCGAAGAAGGCGAGGACCACCGCCTCACTCAGGAATTGTGAGAGGAGATCCGATCGCCGCGCGCCCACCGCCTTTCGGATCCC from Candidatus Eisenbacteria bacterium carries:
- a CDS encoding FtsX-like permease family protein, with amino-acid sequence MAIEIREGASIAFDSLRTNKLRSFLTVLGVIIGITAIMAMISIIEGLNRSMKAQLASLGTDVLYIRPFAPGAWVGQMPDSLRRRKWFTPDDADAIRRLCPAVEAVAPLNFEELRLRYRDTESRLTFVIGTSPDYMVTNNYAVNNGRGFTEAEVDHRAPVCVLGVDHVETLFPHVNPIGKSIYIGGQPFTVIGQAEPRGKFLGQSLDDIVLVPHTTLEKLFGPKLRMVLNAKPVSPELIDTAKEQIGEVLRRQRKVQYGQGDNFAIFTDQSLVDLYSQITGAFYLVMVAISSIGLMVGGIGVMNIMLVSVTERTREIGVRKALGARQRDVLWQFLVEAMTLTGAGGVIGVVVGLGVGKLIDIVTPLSFAVPLWGILLAFGSSTAIGLFFGLYPLRYE